Below is a genomic region from Mycobacteriales bacterium.
GACCGCCTGGAACGACCCGATCGGCCGGTCGAACTGCTCGCGGGTCTTCGCGTAGTCGACCGCCAGCTCGGTCATCCGCGCCGCCAGCCCCACCTGCAGCGCAGCGGTCAGCAGCGCGCCCTGCTGAGGCAGCGGCGGAGTCTGTCCGTCGTACGGCGACCCGTCGGGCACCGTCGACAGCTCGAACAACGGGCTGAGCGGGTCGATCGGCTCGGGGAGCGCGACGCCGGACGGCGCAGCCGCGATCGCTGCCGTGTCGCCATCGAGGACCAGCAGCGACCGTGCGACGTCGAGATGAGCCGCGAGCAGCGGTCGCCGATCAGCTTCGAGCACGGCGACCGGGGCCTCGACCACGCCCGAGACGCCGGCGGTCAGGAACGTCCCCACGAGCGGACCGGGGACGGCGGCCCGGCCGAGCTCCTCGAACACCATGACCGACTCGACGAAGCCCAGCCCGAGCTCGGTGCGCAGCGAGAACACGCCGGTCTCTTCCAGCGTCTTCCACACGGCCGCGTCGAATCCGGCGGGCAGCTTCTCCAACGGAAACGCGGAGTCGAGGACCTCGCGCACCCCGCGCTGCAGCCCGAGCTGGTCCTCGGTCGGCAGGAAGTACATAGGTCGTCCCGCCCTATCCCTTGCCCTGCTGCGCGGCGCCCGGCATGCCCGCTCGCTTCGTTGTCGTCGTCGGCGGTAGCGCCGCTACCGCACTCCTCCTCCGCCTTGCGAGCGGCCATCCGGACACCGCTCGCGACGGCCAGGGACAGGGCGGCACGACCTAGCGCTCCTTCGGCAGGCCGAGGATGCGCTCGCCGATGATGTTGCGCTGGATCTGCGAGGTGCCGGCGGCGATCGTGTAGGACAGCGAGTTCAGCCGTTCCGTCGTCCACTCGCCGACGGGCAGGCCGGCGATGTCGGTGCGCGACACGGCCGCCCGGTCGAGCACCCGCGCGCCGAGATCCATCAGCCGCTGTCGTGCCTCCGTGTAGCGCAGCTTCAGCACCGACGCGCTCACCCCCGGTACGCCGGAGCCCGCCTCCGTCACACCACGCTTGGTCAGCGCCCACAGCGCGTCGAACTCCGCCGCCATGTGGCCGATGTCGCGGCGCAGCCCGCGGTCCTCCCACGCGACGCCGGCGGATGACGTGACCTTCTTGGCGATCGCCGCGAGATCGGTGACCAGCCGGACCGAGTCGACGATCTGGTCGACCCACGCGGTACCCCGCTCGAACGACAGCGTGACCATCGTCACTCGCCACCCGTCGTTCTCCTCGCCGACCCGGTTGGCCACCGGGATCCGGACGTCATCGAAGAAGACCTCGGAGAACTCGCTCGATCCGAGCAACGTGTTGAGCGGGCGAACCGTGAGGCCGGGAGAGTCCATCGACATCATCAGCCAGCTGATGCCTTTGTGCTTGGGCGCATCCGGGTCGGTACGCACCAGCAGCTCGCAGTAGTCGGCGACCTCGGCGTGCGACGTCCAGATCTTGTGCCCGTTGACGACGTACTCGTCGCCGTCCCGTACCGCGCGCGTCCGCATCGACGCCAGGTCCGAGCCCGATCCCGGCTCACTGAAGCCCTGACACCAGATCTCCTCACCGGACAGGATCTTCGGCAGGTGGTCGGCGCGTTGCTCGGGCGTGCCCTCCGTGACGATCGTCGGACCGGCGTGGAGCAGCCCGACGAAGTTGACCCCGACGTACGGCGCGCCGGCGCGCTCGGTCTCCTCGAGAAAGATCAGGTGTTCGGTGGGTGTCGCGCCGCGTCCGCCGTACTCCGTCGGCCAGTTGATCCCGGCGTACCCGGCGTCGAACAGCAACCGTTGCCAGGCGGTGTCATAGCGGCGGCGGCCCGGCCAGTCCGTGTGATGCGGCTTGTCCCCGAGCGTCGGCAGCGTGCGCGCGAGCCAGTCGCGCAGCTCTTCTCGGAAGGCCCGCTCGGCGTCCGAGTCGCGCAGGTCCACGCGCGCAAGACTAATCTGACGCCCCGTCAGATCTCTTACGAAGTCGCTCGATTTGCTCACGACTCCGCGGGGGCCCGACGAGCAAGGTCGAAGACGAGGGTGGTGGCGTGGGCAGGCTGGACGACAAGGTCGTGATCGTGACCGGCGCCGGTCAGGGCATCGGCGAGGGGATCGCGCTCGCTGCCGCCGCCGAAGGCGCGAAGATCGTCGCCGCCGGGCGGACGTTGGAGAAGGTCGAGCGCACGATCGCGACGATCGTCGGGCGGGGTGGCGAAGGCCTCGCGTTGCGCTGTGACGTCCGCCGCCAGGACGAGATCGGCGCCGCGGTCGCGGCCACGCTCGACCGGTTCGGTCGCATCGACGGTCTGGTCAACAACGCCCAGATGGTCTCGCTCGGTCCGGTGCTCGAGATCACCGAGGCCGACGCCCGCCGCACCTGGGAGAGCGGCTTCCTCGGCTCGCTGTGGTTCATGCAGGCCGCGCACCCCGCTCTGGTGCAGAGCAAGGGCTCGGTCGTCAATCTCGGCACCGGGTCCGCGTTGCGCAACGACCTCCCCGGGTTCGCGCTGTACGCCGGCACCAAGGAGATGATCCGCACCCTGTCGCGGATGGCCGCGCTCGAGTGGGGCAAGGACGGCATCCGTGTCAACGCGATGATCCCGAACGGGATGTCGCCAGGTCTCGAGATGTGGTCGCAGTTCGCTCCGGAGGAGTACGCGAACTTCGTCGACACCATCCCGCTCGGCCGGGTCGGCCGCCTCGAGGAGGACGTCGGGCGCGCCGTCGCGTTCCTGCTCAGCGAGGACGCGGCGTACGTCACCGGCTCGACCCTGATGGTCGACGGCGGTCAGGCTTATCTCCGATAGCTCAGACGGACAGAGAGGCAACACCTGTGGGGATCTGCGACGACCGGGTGGTCATCGTCACCGGCGCCGGCGGGGGACTCGGCCGAGCACACGCGCTGGCCTTCGCCGCGGAAGGCGCCGCCGTGGTCGTGAACGACATCGGCACCTCCCGCGAGGGTGAGGGCAGCTCGGCCGGGCCGGCGCAGGCGGTCGTCGACGAGATCCGTGCCGCGGGCGGCGAAGCCGTCGCCGACACCTCCGACGTCGCGGACTGGGAGGGCGCCAAAGCGCTCGTCGACACCGCGCTCGACGCCTTCGGTCAGCTCGACGTGCTCGTCAACAACGCCGGCTTCCTGCGCGACCGGATGCTCGTCGGCACCTCGATCGAGGAGTGGGACGCCGTCGTACGCGTCCACCTCCGGGGACACTTCTGCACGTTGCGGCATGCCGCCGAGTACTGGCGAGAACAGTCGAAAACCGGCACGCAGCGGGATGCGCGCATCGTCAACACCTCCTCCGGCGCGGGCCTGATGGGCAGCGTCGGCCAGGGCAACTACAGCGCCGCGAAGGCCGGCATCGTCGGGCTGACTCTGGTCGCTGCGGCGGAACTGGCCAGGTACGGCGTGACGGTCAACGCGATCGCGCCCGCAGCGCGCACCCGGATGACCGAGGTCGCGATGCCGGAGATGATGAAGGCGCCCGAGGAAGGCTTCGATGCGATGGCTCCCGAGAACGTCTCCCCGCTCGTCGTCTGGCTCGGATCGCCGGAGTCCCGAGAAGTGACCGGTCGCGTCTTCGAGGTGGAGGGCGGTGTGGTGGGCGTCGCGGACGGCTGGCAACACGGTCCCAAGGTCGACAAGGGCGAGCGATGGTCGCCGGCCGAGCTGGGTCCTGTCGTGCGCGACCTGCTCGCGCAGGCACCGGCGCCGAGTCCGGTGTACGGCGCATGAGCACCTTGTTGGAGGCGCCGACGATCTGGGAGCTGGTCCGCCGTCGCGCGGAGCTGTCCGGTGACCGGCCGTTGCTGCTCGAACCGTCCGGTCGCACGGTCGGCTTCGCACAGTTCGCCGCTGACGTCGAGCAGGTGGCATCCGGCCTGTACGCGATGG
It encodes:
- a CDS encoding acyl-CoA dehydrogenase family protein — translated: MYFLPTEDQLGLQRGVREVLDSAFPLEKLPAGFDAAVWKTLEETGVFSLRTELGLGFVESVMVFEELGRAAVPGPLVGTFLTAGVSGVVEAPVAVLEADRRPLLAAHLDVARSLLVLDGDTAAIAAAPSGVALPEPIDPLSPLFELSTVPDGSPYDGQTPPLPQQGALLTAALQVGLAARMTELAVDYAKTREQFDRPIGSFQAVKHLCADMLVRTELARASLHAAAVTLDDPEVGDAARAVSGAKQLADEAACGNARSCVQVHGGMGFTWEVPVHFLLKRTWLHATEFGTADNHADHLATLL
- a CDS encoding acyl-CoA dehydrogenase family protein — translated: MDLRDSDAERAFREELRDWLARTLPTLGDKPHHTDWPGRRRYDTAWQRLLFDAGYAGINWPTEYGGRGATPTEHLIFLEETERAGAPYVGVNFVGLLHAGPTIVTEGTPEQRADHLPKILSGEEIWCQGFSEPGSGSDLASMRTRAVRDGDEYVVNGHKIWTSHAEVADYCELLVRTDPDAPKHKGISWLMMSMDSPGLTVRPLNTLLGSSEFSEVFFDDVRIPVANRVGEENDGWRVTMVTLSFERGTAWVDQIVDSVRLVTDLAAIAKKVTSSAGVAWEDRGLRRDIGHMAAEFDALWALTKRGVTEAGSGVPGVSASVLKLRYTEARQRLMDLGARVLDRAAVSRTDIAGLPVGEWTTERLNSLSYTIAAGTSQIQRNIIGERILGLPKER
- a CDS encoding SDR family oxidoreductase; this encodes MGRLDDKVVIVTGAGQGIGEGIALAAAAEGAKIVAAGRTLEKVERTIATIVGRGGEGLALRCDVRRQDEIGAAVAATLDRFGRIDGLVNNAQMVSLGPVLEITEADARRTWESGFLGSLWFMQAAHPALVQSKGSVVNLGTGSALRNDLPGFALYAGTKEMIRTLSRMAALEWGKDGIRVNAMIPNGMSPGLEMWSQFAPEEYANFVDTIPLGRVGRLEEDVGRAVAFLLSEDAAYVTGSTLMVDGGQAYLR
- a CDS encoding SDR family oxidoreductase; the protein is MGICDDRVVIVTGAGGGLGRAHALAFAAEGAAVVVNDIGTSREGEGSSAGPAQAVVDEIRAAGGEAVADTSDVADWEGAKALVDTALDAFGQLDVLVNNAGFLRDRMLVGTSIEEWDAVVRVHLRGHFCTLRHAAEYWREQSKTGTQRDARIVNTSSGAGLMGSVGQGNYSAAKAGIVGLTLVAAAELARYGVTVNAIAPAARTRMTEVAMPEMMKAPEEGFDAMAPENVSPLVVWLGSPESREVTGRVFEVEGGVVGVADGWQHGPKVDKGERWSPAELGPVVRDLLAQAPAPSPVYGA